A genomic window from Silene latifolia isolate original U9 population chromosome 11, ASM4854445v1, whole genome shotgun sequence includes:
- the LOC141613085 gene encoding uncharacterized protein LOC141613085, with the protein MPEPENNNNIDVNDPHYVHLSDAPGGKLVANMFEGSGYGGWRRSMLIALSARNKIGFIDGSIPKPASTAHTAKVWQRCNDVVFSWILSSISPTIVDSILFNNSAKDAWDELQKRFGQSNGAQLYGVQKKLNDFSQGSDDIVTYFTKLKSVWDEIASMGMNPRCCCTCNYGAQEKQMHFQESQRVVQFLMGLNDSYSVIRGTILMQNPLPKMSVIYNNLLQEERQREIHNSTQFQAESSAMMAKNLNNKGNSWNHKGYQGNKNMHSGSNQGNYNNTNNVDLQEFWESQQ; encoded by the coding sequence ATGCCTGAACCAGAGAATAACAACAACATTGATGTTAATGATCCACACTATGTTCATCTATCTGACGCACCTGGTGGAAAGCTTGTTGCTAATATGTTTGAAGGTTCTGGTTATGGTGGTTGGCGAAGGTCTATGTTGATTGCTCTTTCAGCTAGGAACAAGATTGGGTTTATAGATGGTTCCATTCCCAAGCCTGCATCTACTGCTCATACAGCTAAAGTCTGGCAAAGATGCAATGATGTTGTCTTTTCTTGGATTCTAAGTTCTATCTCTCCCACTATTGTTGATTCCATTCTCTTCAACAATTCAGCCAAAGATGCATGGGATGAGCTCCAAAAAAGATTTGGTCAATCAAATGGTGCGCAACTGTACGGTGTCCAGAAGAAATTAAATGATTTTTCCCAAGGCAGTGATGATATTGTTACTTATTTCACCAAATTGAAATCTGTTTGGGACGAGATTGCCAGTATGGGAATGAATCCAAGATGTTGTTGTACCTGTAACTATGGAGCACAAGAAAAGCAGATGCATTTTCAAGAAAGTCAGCGTGTAGTTCAATTTCTGATGGGTCTGAATGACTCCTATTCTGTGATTAGAGGCACGATTTTGATGCAAAATCCTTTACCAAAGATGTCTGTCATTTACAACAATCTTCTACAAGAAGAAAGGCAGCGAGAAATTCATAATTCAACACAATTTCAAGCAGAATCTTCTGCAATGATGGCTAAGAATCTGAATAACAAAGGCAATTCTTGGAATCACAAAGGCTATCAGGGTAACAAAAACATGCATTCTGGCAGTAATCAGGGAAATTACAACAATACCAACAATGTTGATTTACAGGAATTTTGGGAATCACAACAATAA
- the LOC141611378 gene encoding uncharacterized protein LOC141611378, producing MGINSSVLQKKSIKSPKRKHKKPIKSPKTNQGILITKPHGPPPLSLYCGGVPDYPLEFENACLVEIDLTSLKIHDYVSYLFLLCFQQTCRSYGSVACFYPNKETYERTVLMGEVVPEDMDANNHATAAINQYNNLTQNGKLKLERLIDTACYSLQGHNFFYIMFNAIDMESSTRGVYQVGMAELGGQPVLGLLRDFSNDKILAIISLKGVDDDLAVKKKNLVLSQATGSKC from the exons ATGGGCATAAATTCAAGTGTTTTACAGAAAAAATCAATCAAATCACCAAAAAGAAAACATAAAAAACCAATaaaatcaccaaaaacaaatcaaGGAATACTAATAACAAAGCCTCACGGCCCTCCTCCACTATCCCTTTACTGCGGTGGTGTTCCTGATTATCCTCTTGAATTTGAAAATGCGTGTTTGGTTGAAATTGATTTAACCTCGTTGAAGATTCACGATTATGTTTCCTATTTATTTCTGCTTTGTTTCCAACAAACCTGTCGAAGTTACGGTAGTGTTGCG TGCTTTTATCCGAACAAGGAGACGTATGAACGAACAGTGTTGATGGGCGAGGTTGTCCCAGAAGACATGGATGCCAATAATCATGCCACAGCAGCTATCAATCAATATAACAATCTTACCCAG AATGGAAagctcaagctagagaggctaaTCGACACTGCTTGTTATAGCCTTCAAGGTCATAACTTCTTCTACATAATGTTTAACGCCATCGACATGGAGTCTAGCACTCGAGGCGTTTATCAAGTTGGCATGGCAGAGCTAGGTGGACAACCAGTACTTGGCTTACTAAGAGATTTCTCCAATGATAAGATTCTTGCTATTATATCTCTCAAAG GGGTTGACGATGATTTAGCCGTGAAAAAGAAGAATCTTGTCTTATCTCAAGCAACAGGTTCCAAGTGTTGA